The Polyangiaceae bacterium genome includes a region encoding these proteins:
- a CDS encoding AraC family transcriptional regulator ligand-binding domain-containing protein encodes MADDDSLERSTVPAALIAGVAGSAAAFGLDAGALFRSARIQPAELADPAARVPLSRYVDLWDAIARDDRAVRFAVSLGSAVHIAALGVVGYAMQHAASIREAYACFSRFSRLVNDRIAPEIEERSDAVVFQRRLPERVVRNPAMCIAGPLTTIPIIRELAGLAASRPIAIDVALPSAPPAEVALVERAYGCPVRFRADKAVLRLHREVFDLPVRSHDAALFQYLSRHAEELGRAVPDSQRVPDRVRVFLLERLGAEVPTAQQVAKALASSERTLHRRLSEEGTSFVALLDECRELLARRYLGDPSLTLDEIAFLLGYSEASTFQRAFRRWTGVAPGAFRRSLAASRK; translated from the coding sequence TTGGCGGACGACGACTCGCTCGAGCGGTCCACGGTGCCGGCGGCGCTGATCGCGGGCGTCGCCGGCTCGGCGGCTGCGTTCGGCTTGGATGCCGGCGCTTTGTTCCGGAGCGCTCGAATCCAGCCCGCCGAGTTGGCGGATCCGGCCGCGCGCGTGCCGCTCAGCCGCTACGTCGATCTCTGGGACGCCATCGCGCGGGACGACCGGGCCGTGCGCTTCGCGGTCTCGCTGGGCAGCGCGGTTCACATCGCCGCGCTCGGCGTGGTCGGCTACGCCATGCAACACGCTGCCAGCATCCGCGAAGCTTACGCCTGCTTCTCCCGCTTCAGCCGGCTGGTGAACGACCGCATTGCGCCGGAGATCGAGGAGCGCTCGGACGCGGTGGTGTTCCAACGCAGGCTGCCCGAGCGCGTCGTCCGGAACCCGGCCATGTGCATCGCCGGACCGCTCACGACCATACCCATCATCCGGGAGCTCGCGGGGCTCGCAGCCAGCCGGCCCATCGCCATCGACGTCGCGCTCCCCTCGGCGCCGCCGGCCGAGGTCGCGCTGGTGGAGCGAGCCTACGGCTGCCCGGTGCGGTTCCGGGCGGACAAGGCGGTGCTGCGCCTGCACCGGGAGGTGTTCGACCTCCCGGTGCGAAGCCACGACGCAGCGCTCTTCCAGTACCTGTCGCGCCACGCCGAGGAGCTCGGGCGAGCCGTGCCGGACTCCCAGCGCGTGCCGGATCGGGTGCGGGTGTTCCTCCTCGAGCGCCTCGGCGCGGAGGTGCCGACCGCGCAGCAGGTCGCGAAGGCGCTCGCGTCGAGCGAGCGCACGCTGCATCGGCGCTTGTCCGAGGAGGGCACGAGCTTCGTCGCGCTCCTGGACGAGTGTCGTGAGCTCTTGGCACGGCGATACCTGGGAGATCCGTCGCTCACGCTGGACGAGATCGCGTTCTTGTTGGGCTACTCCGAGGCCAGCACGTTCCAGCGGGCGTTCCGGCGCTGGACCGGCGTGGCGCCCGGCGCGTTTCGCCGCTCACTTGCGGCCTCGCGAAAGTAG
- a CDS encoding glucosaminidase domain-containing protein, with product MRSRLADAGPSLGVCAVSAGLIAHACNAEPEKPKGGKAERSWVHALLGPDAVATSEQPTPAKKLKLRRGMRLPSDTRDALILVVRSAPPAPEPELVPPPPPAPRPEPPKPLVVARKPAPPPPPPPAPPPPAPKAEPIPKATVVAAAFSVPKQPAPRRPPQLLEETLPAAIERPAEEPVVAKAPAPEPPPEPRPVAVAAPLPPPAPAPTPAAVPAPEPEPIAAAPPAPAPAPPRPPPAPAPPPAPAPEPPPAAPEPEPVVVAAPPLPAAVAPAPTPRVARAPKPPKPKRIDRPRRPTPMSPNDATRYLAQAWEHLTGERATEEVISVLWGQWALETGRGRWMVDYNYAGLKGRAPDGGTANWWTWEEADDGARRIRARFRSYEAPEHGALDYVEMLLRRYPKALAAARRGDAVNFIFELDHGGFFTERPEHYVRSVASLAREFRRDNYAVLFSE from the coding sequence GTGCGCTCACGGTTGGCCGACGCCGGTCCGAGCCTCGGCGTGTGCGCGGTGAGCGCGGGCCTCATCGCGCACGCCTGCAACGCCGAACCGGAGAAACCCAAGGGCGGGAAGGCCGAACGCTCGTGGGTGCACGCGCTGCTCGGGCCCGACGCCGTCGCGACGTCCGAGCAGCCCACGCCAGCGAAGAAGCTCAAGCTACGCCGCGGGATGCGGCTCCCGAGCGACACGCGGGACGCCCTGATCCTGGTCGTGCGCTCTGCCCCCCCAGCGCCCGAGCCGGAGCTCGTGCCCCCACCGCCGCCTGCGCCGAGGCCGGAGCCGCCGAAGCCGCTGGTGGTCGCGCGCAAGCCGGCGCCCCCGCCACCTCCACCGCCCGCACCGCCGCCGCCCGCGCCAAAGGCCGAGCCCATCCCAAAGGCGACGGTCGTCGCGGCCGCGTTCAGCGTCCCGAAGCAGCCCGCACCGCGCCGCCCGCCACAGCTCCTCGAAGAGACGCTGCCGGCGGCCATCGAGCGACCCGCCGAGGAGCCCGTCGTCGCCAAGGCCCCAGCTCCCGAGCCCCCGCCGGAGCCCAGACCGGTGGCCGTTGCAGCTCCGCTCCCCCCTCCGGCGCCCGCGCCCACCCCCGCCGCCGTGCCGGCGCCCGAGCCAGAGCCGATCGCCGCTGCACCGCCCGCGCCCGCTCCCGCGCCTCCCCGTCCCCCACCTGCTCCGGCCCCGCCGCCCGCTCCTGCTCCGGAGCCGCCTCCCGCTGCGCCCGAGCCCGAGCCCGTGGTCGTGGCAGCACCGCCGCTACCAGCGGCCGTAGCTCCCGCGCCCACTCCGCGAGTCGCCCGCGCGCCGAAGCCGCCCAAGCCGAAGCGCATCGATCGTCCGCGCCGCCCGACCCCGATGTCGCCCAACGACGCCACCCGCTACCTCGCCCAGGCCTGGGAACACCTGACCGGCGAGCGCGCGACCGAGGAGGTGATCAGCGTGCTCTGGGGCCAGTGGGCGCTCGAGACCGGACGCGGCCGCTGGATGGTGGACTACAACTACGCGGGGCTGAAGGGCCGGGCCCCCGACGGCGGGACCGCCAACTGGTGGACCTGGGAGGAGGCCGACGACGGCGCGCGCCGCATCCGCGCCCGCTTCCGCAGCTACGAGGCACCCGAGCACGGCGCCCTCGACTACGTGGAGATGCTCTTGCGCCGCTACCCCAAGGCGCTCGCCGCGGCCCGCCGCGGAGACGCGGTGAACTTCATCTTCGAGCTCGACCACGGCGGGTTCTTCACCGAGCGACCCGAGCACTACGTGCGCTCGGTCGCGAGCCTCGCCCGCGAGTTCCGCCGCGACAACTACGCCGTGCTGTTCAGCGAGTGA
- a CDS encoding TonB family protein: MRSFDVARFLALTASLAAACAGGRPAPAPSPIVATAPTEVEVPDAAAQEDDRPDAGVGLASEPEGPAGEGDPSAEGSIAGDPLRGPADEHATLVPAPTGGMDPADIARVIRARVSKIRGCYQAELKNDPSFETKLTVRLVIGTNGAVSSASLTRPSGRQSFDVCVLGEVRRLRFPAPDGGAVTVSYPFVFKSA, translated from the coding sequence ATGCGGAGCTTCGACGTCGCGCGCTTTCTGGCGCTGACCGCCAGCCTGGCGGCCGCGTGCGCGGGCGGGCGACCAGCTCCGGCGCCGAGCCCGATCGTGGCGACCGCCCCCACCGAGGTGGAGGTGCCGGACGCGGCGGCGCAGGAGGACGACCGGCCGGATGCCGGCGTCGGCTTGGCGAGCGAGCCCGAGGGCCCGGCGGGCGAGGGAGACCCGAGCGCGGAGGGCAGTATCGCCGGAGATCCGCTGCGCGGCCCCGCCGACGAGCACGCGACGCTCGTGCCTGCGCCGACCGGCGGCATGGACCCGGCGGACATCGCTCGGGTGATCCGCGCCAGAGTCTCCAAGATCAGAGGTTGCTACCAGGCTGAGCTCAAGAACGATCCGAGCTTCGAGACCAAGCTGACGGTCCGCCTGGTGATCGGCACGAACGGCGCCGTGAGCAGCGCGAGCCTCACGCGGCCCTCGGGCAGGCAGTCCTTCGACGTCTGCGTGCTCGGCGAGGTGCGCCGCCTGCGCTTCCCCGCCCCGGACGGCGGCGCGGTCACGGTGAGCTATCCGTTCGTCTTCAAGTCGGCCTGA
- a CDS encoding GMC family oxidoreductase has product MRYGLDDVRGGFDVSADVVVVGSGPGGAVAADNLARAGMKVVVLEAGPEVRPEDMVRDTPRFLARNFWEGGLRIILGTAPSPSMHARCLGGGSVVNSAIMLPLPKWVRQEWQSDAGVAHFDGPELDAAYARVFARCRVAPTPMTVFGRRNLLVRDAIEGVVGEKGGGLPRAVDGCEASSDCLTGCASGKKQSVDRVYLPAAEAAGAEVYTHSQVDGVLVEGKRAVGVVGDVIELPGWRKVGRFRVRAKLVVLAAGTMHTPVLLQKSGINPRGRVGATLFCHVGGGLVGIMDEVVDPWVGATQGWGAISQEIRGLKYEGLWASPAVLMVRWGDVGRRFVERLDEVKRAVVIAIVYRGDVHGTVKATRSGDPSMRLWIPEKNVQPVMRGMKNAADALLSLGARYVHTGLVSVVNEMKNQSDTASLLSPRVKARHMAMTMNHTFGSCRMTVDESGPVDPDGKLKGLEGLYICDASVFPSPSAVNPQATIMALSDITSRKLGELSLHEPPV; this is encoded by the coding sequence GTGAGGTACGGGCTCGACGACGTGCGCGGCGGCTTCGACGTCAGCGCGGACGTGGTGGTGGTGGGCTCCGGCCCCGGCGGCGCCGTGGCCGCGGACAACCTGGCTCGCGCGGGGATGAAGGTCGTCGTGCTCGAGGCTGGCCCGGAGGTGCGCCCCGAGGACATGGTGCGGGACACGCCGCGCTTCCTCGCTCGCAACTTCTGGGAGGGCGGGCTGCGCATCATCCTGGGCACGGCGCCGAGCCCCAGCATGCACGCACGCTGCCTGGGCGGCGGTAGCGTGGTCAACTCCGCCATCATGCTGCCGCTGCCGAAGTGGGTGCGGCAGGAGTGGCAGAGCGACGCCGGGGTCGCGCACTTCGACGGGCCCGAGCTCGACGCCGCGTACGCTCGCGTGTTCGCGCGCTGTCGCGTCGCTCCCACGCCGATGACGGTGTTCGGGCGGCGGAACCTCCTGGTGCGCGACGCCATCGAGGGCGTCGTCGGAGAGAAGGGCGGGGGACTGCCGCGCGCCGTCGACGGCTGCGAGGCCAGCTCCGACTGCCTCACGGGCTGCGCCAGCGGCAAGAAGCAGTCGGTCGATCGCGTGTACCTGCCGGCGGCCGAGGCAGCCGGGGCCGAGGTCTACACGCACAGCCAGGTCGATGGAGTCCTGGTCGAAGGCAAGCGCGCGGTCGGCGTCGTAGGCGACGTGATCGAGCTGCCGGGCTGGAGGAAGGTCGGGCGCTTTCGCGTGCGCGCCAAGCTGGTGGTGCTGGCGGCGGGCACCATGCACACGCCCGTGCTCTTGCAGAAGAGCGGCATCAACCCCCGCGGCCGGGTGGGGGCGACCTTGTTCTGTCACGTCGGCGGCGGCCTGGTCGGCATCATGGACGAGGTGGTCGATCCTTGGGTCGGCGCGACGCAGGGCTGGGGCGCCATCTCCCAGGAGATCCGCGGGCTCAAATACGAGGGGCTCTGGGCGTCGCCCGCGGTGCTGATGGTGCGCTGGGGCGACGTCGGGCGGCGCTTCGTCGAGCGCCTGGACGAGGTGAAGCGCGCCGTGGTGATCGCCATCGTGTACCGCGGCGACGTGCACGGCACGGTCAAGGCCACCCGCAGCGGCGACCCCAGCATGCGGCTGTGGATCCCCGAGAAGAACGTGCAGCCCGTGATGCGCGGCATGAAGAACGCCGCCGACGCGCTGCTCTCGCTCGGCGCGCGCTACGTGCACACCGGGCTCGTGAGCGTCGTCAACGAGATGAAGAACCAGAGCGATACCGCGAGCCTGCTCTCCCCCCGGGTGAAGGCCAGACACATGGCGATGACCATGAACCACACCTTCGGGTCGTGTCGCATGACCGTGGACGAGAGCGGACCGGTGGATCCGGACGGCAAGCTCAAGGGGCTCGAAGGGCTGTACATCTGCGACGCCAGTGTGTTCCCGAGCCCCAGCGCCGTGAACCCGCAGGCCACGATCATGGCGCTGTCGGACATCACCTCGCGCAAGCTCGGCGAGCTCTCTCTTCACGAGCCTCCGGTGTAA
- a CDS encoding lipid-binding SYLF domain-containing protein, protein MDRRGFLLFASALTLACARDATPSSPDDSPQQKIVDRAALAVDRMRSGGQFPALDQQLKQARGVMVFPRLIKAGIIVGGEGGNGVLLSKDDSGRWSAPAFYSLGAGSLGAQIGYQEATVVLFFMTDAALTSAINNGVTLGTDTAVAAGTMGDSGQASGKSSAKDIVQLVDVGGIFAGVSLDGTVVASRQEFNRAYYGPEATTYRIVMERRFEAPNAARLHAALTPR, encoded by the coding sequence ATGGACCGCCGTGGATTCCTCCTCTTCGCCTCCGCCCTGACCCTGGCCTGCGCCCGCGACGCCACGCCGAGCTCGCCCGACGACTCGCCGCAGCAGAAGATCGTCGACCGCGCGGCGCTCGCCGTCGATCGCATGCGCTCGGGCGGTCAGTTCCCCGCCCTCGATCAGCAGCTGAAGCAAGCTCGCGGAGTGATGGTGTTCCCGCGCCTGATCAAGGCCGGCATCATCGTGGGCGGAGAGGGCGGCAACGGCGTGCTGTTGTCGAAGGACGACTCGGGGCGCTGGAGCGCGCCGGCCTTCTACTCGTTGGGCGCCGGGAGCCTGGGCGCGCAAATCGGCTACCAGGAGGCCACGGTCGTGCTGTTCTTCATGACCGACGCGGCGCTCACCAGCGCCATCAACAACGGCGTCACCTTGGGCACCGACACCGCCGTCGCCGCCGGCACCATGGGCGACAGCGGGCAGGCCAGCGGCAAGAGCTCGGCCAAGGACATCGTGCAGCTGGTCGACGTGGGCGGCATCTTCGCCGGTGTCTCGCTGGACGGCACCGTGGTCGCGTCGAGGCAGGAGTTCAACCGTGCTTATTACGGCCCCGAAGCGACCACCTATCGCATCGTGATGGAGCGGCGCTTCGAAGCTCCGAACGCGGCCCGACTGCACGCGGCCTTGACGCCGCGCTGA